One Elgaria multicarinata webbii isolate HBS135686 ecotype San Diego chromosome 6, rElgMul1.1.pri, whole genome shotgun sequence DNA segment encodes these proteins:
- the ARRDC3 gene encoding arrestin domain-containing protein 3 isoform X1 produces MVLGKVKSLTISFDCLNDSNVPVYSSGDTVSGRVNLEVTGEIKVKSLKIHARGHAKVRWTESRNAGSNTAYTQNYTEEVEYFNHKDILIGHERDDDNSEEGLHIIHSGRHEYAFSFELPQTPLATSFEGRHGSVRYWVKAELHRPWLLPVKLKKEFTVFEHIDINTPSLLSPQAGTKEKTLCCWFCTSGPISLSAKIERKGYTPGESIQIFAEIENCSSRMVVPKAAIYQTQAFYAKGKMKEVKQLVANLRGESLSSGKTETWNGKQLKIPPVSPSILDCSIIRVEYSLMVYVDIPGAMDLFLNLPLVIGTIPLHPFGSRTSSVSSQCSMNMNWLGLTLPERPEAPPSYAEVVTEEQRQSSLAPVAACDDFERALQGPLFAYIQEFRFLPPPLYSEIDPNPDQPSDDRPTCPSR; encoded by the exons atggtGCTGGGGAAGGTGAAGAGTTTGACAATAAGCTTTGACTGTCTTAATGACAGCAATGTCCCCGTCTATTCTAGCGGGGATACAGTCTCAGGAAGGGTAAATTTAGAAGTGACTGGGGAAATTAAAGTCAAATCGCTTAAAATCCATGCAAGAGGACATGCAAAAGTACGCTGGACTGAATCTAGAAATGCTGGATCCAACACTGCCTACACACAAAATTACACTGAAGAAGTAGAATATTTCAACCACAAGGATATCTTAATTGGGCATGAAAGAG ATGATGATAATTCCGAAGAAGGCCTCCACATCATTCATTCAGGACGGCATGAATATGCATTCAGCTTTGAGCTTCCACAGAC ACCACTTGCTACCTCATTTGAAGGCAGACATGGCAGTGTGCGCTATTGGGTGAAAGCAGAATTGCACAGGCCTTGGCTTCTACCAGTAAAATTAAAGAAGGAATTTACAGTCTTTGAACATATAGATATCAACACTCCTTCATTACTG tCACCCCAAGCAGGCACAAAAGAAAAGACTCTCTGTTGCTGGTTTTGTACCTCAGGCCCAATATCCTTAAGTGCCAAAATTGAGAGGAAGGGCTACACCCCAG GTGAATCAATCCAGATCTTTGCGGAGATTGAGAACTGCTCTTCCCGGATGGTGGTGCCAAAAGCTGCCATTTATCAAACACAGGCATTCTATGCCAAAGGGAAAATGAAGGAAGTAAAGCAGCTTGTTGCCAACTTGCGTGGGGAGTCCCTGTCATCGGGGAAGACAGAAACCTGGAATGGCAAACAGTTAAAAATTCCACCCGTCTCCCCCTCCATCCTTGACTGTAGTATAATCCGTGTGGAATATTCTCTAATG GTATATGTGGATATTCCAGGTGCAATGGACTTGTTTCTTAATTTACCACTTGTCATCGGTACTATTCCTTTACACCCATTTGGCAGCAGAACATCAAGTGTGAGCAGTCAGTGTAGCATGAATATGAACTGGCTTGGCCTGACTCTGCCTGAAAGACCAGAAG CACCTCCTAGCTATGCAGAAGTGGTCACCGAGGAGCAAAGACAGTCCAGCCTAGCACCTGTAGCTGCTTGTGATGACTTTGAAAGAGCACTTCAAGGACCATTATTCGCCTACATCCAAGAGTTCCGATTCCTACCACCTCCACTTTATTCTGAG ATTGACCCAAACCCAGATCAGCCCTCAGATGACAGGCCAACCTGTCCCTCTCGCTGA
- the ARRDC3 gene encoding arrestin domain-containing protein 3 isoform X2 encodes MVLGKVKSLTISFDCLNDSNVPVYSSGDTVSGRVNLEVTGEIKVKSLKIHARGHAKVRWTESRNAGSNTAYTQNYTEEVEYFNHKDILIGHERDDDNSEEGLHIIHSGRHEYAFSFELPQTPLATSFEGRHGSVRYWVKAELHRPWLLPVKLKKEFTVFEHIDINTPSLLSPQAGTKEKTLCCWFCTSGPISLSAKIERKGYTPGESIQIFAEIENCSSRMVVPKAAIYQTQAFYAKGKMKEVKQLVANLRGESLSSGKTETWNGKQLKIPPVSPSILDCSIIRVEYSLMVYVDIPGAMDLFLNLPLVIGTIPLHPFGSRTSSVSSQCSMNMNWLGLTLPERPEEHCSNCVYFCLQHLLAMQKWSPRSKDSPA; translated from the exons atggtGCTGGGGAAGGTGAAGAGTTTGACAATAAGCTTTGACTGTCTTAATGACAGCAATGTCCCCGTCTATTCTAGCGGGGATACAGTCTCAGGAAGGGTAAATTTAGAAGTGACTGGGGAAATTAAAGTCAAATCGCTTAAAATCCATGCAAGAGGACATGCAAAAGTACGCTGGACTGAATCTAGAAATGCTGGATCCAACACTGCCTACACACAAAATTACACTGAAGAAGTAGAATATTTCAACCACAAGGATATCTTAATTGGGCATGAAAGAG ATGATGATAATTCCGAAGAAGGCCTCCACATCATTCATTCAGGACGGCATGAATATGCATTCAGCTTTGAGCTTCCACAGAC ACCACTTGCTACCTCATTTGAAGGCAGACATGGCAGTGTGCGCTATTGGGTGAAAGCAGAATTGCACAGGCCTTGGCTTCTACCAGTAAAATTAAAGAAGGAATTTACAGTCTTTGAACATATAGATATCAACACTCCTTCATTACTG tCACCCCAAGCAGGCACAAAAGAAAAGACTCTCTGTTGCTGGTTTTGTACCTCAGGCCCAATATCCTTAAGTGCCAAAATTGAGAGGAAGGGCTACACCCCAG GTGAATCAATCCAGATCTTTGCGGAGATTGAGAACTGCTCTTCCCGGATGGTGGTGCCAAAAGCTGCCATTTATCAAACACAGGCATTCTATGCCAAAGGGAAAATGAAGGAAGTAAAGCAGCTTGTTGCCAACTTGCGTGGGGAGTCCCTGTCATCGGGGAAGACAGAAACCTGGAATGGCAAACAGTTAAAAATTCCACCCGTCTCCCCCTCCATCCTTGACTGTAGTATAATCCGTGTGGAATATTCTCTAATG GTATATGTGGATATTCCAGGTGCAATGGACTTGTTTCTTAATTTACCACTTGTCATCGGTACTATTCCTTTACACCCATTTGGCAGCAGAACATCAAGTGTGAGCAGTCAGTGTAGCATGAATATGAACTGGCTTGGCCTGACTCTGCCTGAAAGACCAGAAG AACATTGTTCGAACTGCGTGTACTTTTGCCTTCAGCACCTCCTAGCTATGCAGAAGTGGTCACCGAGGAGCAAAGACAGTCCAGCCTAG
- the ARRDC3 gene encoding arrestin domain-containing protein 3 isoform X3 yields the protein MVVPKAAIYQTQAFYAKGKMKEVKQLVANLRGESLSSGKTETWNGKQLKIPPVSPSILDCSIIRVEYSLMVYVDIPGAMDLFLNLPLVIGTIPLHPFGSRTSSVSSQCSMNMNWLGLTLPERPEAPPSYAEVVTEEQRQSSLAPVAACDDFERALQGPLFAYIQEFRFLPPPLYSEIDPNPDQPSDDRPTCPSR from the exons ATGGTGGTGCCAAAAGCTGCCATTTATCAAACACAGGCATTCTATGCCAAAGGGAAAATGAAGGAAGTAAAGCAGCTTGTTGCCAACTTGCGTGGGGAGTCCCTGTCATCGGGGAAGACAGAAACCTGGAATGGCAAACAGTTAAAAATTCCACCCGTCTCCCCCTCCATCCTTGACTGTAGTATAATCCGTGTGGAATATTCTCTAATG GTATATGTGGATATTCCAGGTGCAATGGACTTGTTTCTTAATTTACCACTTGTCATCGGTACTATTCCTTTACACCCATTTGGCAGCAGAACATCAAGTGTGAGCAGTCAGTGTAGCATGAATATGAACTGGCTTGGCCTGACTCTGCCTGAAAGACCAGAAG CACCTCCTAGCTATGCAGAAGTGGTCACCGAGGAGCAAAGACAGTCCAGCCTAGCACCTGTAGCTGCTTGTGATGACTTTGAAAGAGCACTTCAAGGACCATTATTCGCCTACATCCAAGAGTTCCGATTCCTACCACCTCCACTTTATTCTGAG ATTGACCCAAACCCAGATCAGCCCTCAGATGACAGGCCAACCTGTCCCTCTCGCTGA